The Myxocyprinus asiaticus isolate MX2 ecotype Aquarium Trade chromosome 31, UBuf_Myxa_2, whole genome shotgun sequence genome has a segment encoding these proteins:
- the si:ch73-95l15.5 gene encoding uncharacterized protein si:ch73-95l15.5, translated as MMPTRGKSEGCRICGRDLQGNQRRWLYAAQNRKDAQPQTPTDWSSKGSLPRSAQSSPWGSTLSLSSSHSLSKSLALLTTTKGIDLLCVLTHILEQPVPRGDGQGEFLCGKCVSVLERVFKFDTVIARVRALSSERLQRLTQERDKIRRRVRSLYYQRHPSCSRSKGSSSEDEGDPGWQDRKDSTGEAYRELLRDNMALSEYEWWSEKADSCPYYRRTGKRCQKGKKCEGCDSLRVSDSDYESVCGIPRHLPEQAFTSLGLSRDKSRSMPLHWSRVPSVSSSPASLSGSCHSLRSRSRTASVQSMDSLDGNDPFDWPEEQAVIFKTVFKELRGIEGKPVRSPAGSRIPVLGRGGVQNGKDEVEAKVGLVRVLNFGEGDNGTEDEFDEESDDILTELRDEFLPLQREVTSGRVHPAVKQLREQLVQAQARIRTLEAQLRDVNKPVTNAAVNQSKSFPQMTSLKNKNDLIESLSQSLHSRESVIQECVTLIQKLCAEQGVESEETDKLIRKLTNAVGDKHSERENVLEAQLSEVREREKALENQLQALRDAGKERDRDFITLNTVLQCNQDVINHLRVELAERDRAQQEMIKEWEVCKELDFALTALVKDNEAFISQLKEALESSRRDVQALSDSLIGRGLEGGGAEAGLVNQLREKESLLAASIKDREKLSTTMKKEISRLSIALKDSETLIQDQRENHKQAISEVSQQLKNALEELREKTKEKKEAELGLKKENKERAFEEGKLRDNLQKRDKLIEQVLLDLEERDGVLTELQQNISTRLGPKTALKHTL; from the exons ATGATGCCTACGAGAGGTAAAAGTGAAGGGTGCCGCATTTGTGGGAGAGACCTACAGGGTAACCAGCGGCGATGGTTGTATGCGGCTCAGAACCGGAAGGATGCACAACCTCAGACGCCAACAGACTGGTCTAGCAAGGGAAGCCTGCCCAGATCAGCACAGAGCAGCCCATGGG GCAGTACATTATCTCTCAGCTCTTCTCATTCCCTCTCCAAGTCTCTTGCTTTGCTCACCACTACAAAAGGAATAGATCTGCTCTGTGTGCTGACACACATATTAGAGCAGCCTGTACCACGTGGGGACGGTCAGGGGGAGTTTTTATGTGGCAAGTGCGTGTCCGTTTTGGAGCGGGTTTTCAAGTTCGACACTGTCATCGCCCGGGTCAGAGCTCTCTCGAGCGAGAGGCTTCAGAGGCTCACACAGGAAAGAGACAAGATTAGGCGAAGGGTGCGAAGTTTGTACTATCAACGCCATCCTTCTTGTTCCAGGAGCAAAGGAAGCTCCAGCGAGGATGAAGGTGACCCAGGATGGCAGGACAGAAAGGATTCGACAGGGGAAGcatacagggaactgctgagggaCAATATGGCTCTTTCTGAGTATGAGTGGTGGTCCGAGAAAGCGGATTCATGTCCATATTATAGGAGAACAGGAAAACGGTGCCAAAAAGGAAAGAAATGTGAGGGTTGTGACTCTTTAAGGGTGTCCGATTCGGACTATGAGTCTGTGTGCGGCATACCCCGTCATCTGCCCGAACAAGCCTTCACCTCATTGGGCCTCTCTCGGGACAAGTCCCGCAGCATGCCTCTTCATTGGTCAAGAGTGCCATCTGTCAGCTCAAGCCCTGCCTCGCTATCTGGTTCTTGTCACTCTTTACGATCTCGATCACGCACTGCCTCTGTCCAATCAATGGACTCTTTGGATGGCAATGATCCCTTTGATTGGCCAGAGGAGCAGGCGGTCATCTTCAAGACCGTTTTTAAAGAGTTGAGAGGAATTGAAGGAAAGCCGGTGAGGTCACCAGCTGGAAGTCGCATTCCTGTGTTGGGCCGAGGGGGAGTGCAGAATGGGAAGGATGAAGTGGAGGCGAAAGTGGGGTTAGTTAGGGTACTGAATTTCGGAGAGGGGGATAACGGGACGGAGGATGAGTTTGATGAAGAGAGCGATGACATCCTGACTGAACTTAGAGATGAGTTTCTGCCATTGCAAAGAGAG GTGACTTCAGGTAGAGTGCACCCTGCAGTGAAGCAGTTGCGTGAACAGCTTGTTCAAGCTCAGGCTCGCATCAGAACTCTTGAGGCACAGCTCAGGGATGTCAACAAACCAGTAACGAATGCTGCTGTCAATCAGTCAAAGTCATTTCCACAAATG ACCAGTCTGaagaataaaaatgacttgattgagAGTCTCAGCCAATCGCTGCACAGCAGAGAGAGTGTAATCCAG GAATGTGTGACTTTGATCCAGAAGCTGTGTGCTGAGCAGGGGGTGGAGTCAGAGGAGACTGACAAACTCATCAGAAAACTGACCAATGCTGTGGGTGATAAACACAGTGAGCGTGAG AATGTTCTGGAAGCCCAGTTGTCAgaggtgagggagagagagaaagctctgGAAAACCAGCTGCAGGCTCTCAGGGACGCTGGCAAAGAGAGAGACCGAGACTTCATCACACTTAACACTGTGCTCCAGTGTAACCAGGATGTTATTAAT CACCTGCGTGTAGAGCTTGCAGAGCGAGATCGAGCACAGCAGGAGATGATTAAAGAGTGGGAGGTTTGCAAAGAGCTAGATTTTGCCCTGACTGCACTGGTGAAGGACAACGAAGCATTTATTTCCCAGCTAAAGGAGGCGCTAGAGAGTTCACGTCGAGATGTGCAG GCGCTCTCAGACTCTCTGATTGGTCGGGGATTAGAAGGGGGCGGAGCTGAGGCTGGATTGGTCAATCAGTTGCGAGAGAAAGAATCACTGTTGGCAGCGAGCATCAAAGATAGAGAGAAGCTTAGCACCACAATGAAGAAGGAGATTTCAAGACTCTCCATAGCCTTAAAAGACTCTGAAACCCTCATACAG GACCAAAGAGAAAATCACAAACAAGCCATCAGTGAAGTGTCACAGCAACTCAAAAACGCACTTGAGGAACTGAGAGAGAAAACCAAAGAGAAGAAGGAAGCTGAACTAggtttgaaaaaggaaaataaggaGAGAGCTTTCGAGGAAGGAAAACTGAGAGACAATCTTCAAAAAAGGGACAAACTTATAGAG CAAGTTCTTCTTGATTTAGAAGAGCGTGATGGTGTGCTAACAGAGCTTCAGCAAAACATCTCTACCAGGCTTGGACCCAAGACCGCCCTCAAACACACACTGTGA
- the ccdc105 gene encoding coiled-coil domain-containing protein 105, whose product MGVVGEYIRGVREVEGHLRRQAGRVTQEGTRVEHQRERLEKLLHSLRKALQVNQQSADGRMFRPATTETIQDGADSLLHHERRGLNVLKQELESMLRKTLIQQQALADSSRRLLDCALERSRVTELLPQHGSLSAGVNTYPSPLSLQPDPAGPFTPECKQSLDSSAAVLRESQQFREYVTQVMSDVISKQKALHQSASEALLKKITETLTLEQHLTLSSAAMRQAIYRKQRQMQCAAYSLGRAMGPVSSAELFCREKLNRPMTQLYGRHSNDGLPESDLLTQGTFMLRKHLESSGKEIAELQVAHQQLEDDMYGKRAAARVDSDVVRLRQRLARPQSIRPATS is encoded by the exons ATGGGTGTGGTTGGTGAGTATATACGGGGTGTGCGTGAGGTGGAGGGTCACCTGCGCAGACAGGCGGGCAGGGTAACCCAAGAGGGCACCAGGGTGGAACACCAAAGGGAGCGACTGGAGAAACTACTCCACAGTCTCAGGAAAGCTTTACAGGTCAATCAGCAAAGTGCAGATGGGAGGATGTTTCGGCCAGCTACAACAGAGACT ATACAAGACGGAGCAGACAGTCTTCTGCACCATGAACGAAGAGGCTTGAATGTGTTAAAACAGGAACTTGAGAGCATGTTGAGAAAGACTTTGATTCAACAACAG GCTTTGGCTGACAGCAGTAGGCGACTGTTAGACTGTGCTTTGGAGAGGTCCAGAGTAACAGAGCTTCTTCCCCAGCATGGTTCACTCTCAGCGGGTGTAAACACCTACCCTTCTCCCCTCTCACTGCAACCTGACCCTGCTGGACCATTCACTCCAG AGTGCAAACAATCTTTGGATTCATCAGCAGCAGTACTACGTGAATCTCAGCAGTTCAGAGAGTACGTTACACAAGTCATGAGTGATGTCATCAGCAAGCAAAAAGCTCTGCACCAATCTGCTAGTGAGGCCCTGCTCAAGAAAATCACTGAAACTCTCACCCTGGAG CAACATTTAACACTGAGCTCAGCTGCCATGAGACAGGCCATTTACCGCAAACAGAGACAGATGCAGTGTGCTGCCTACAGTCTTGGTAGAGCAATG GGTCCTGTTTCCAGTGCTGAACTTTTCTGTCGTGAAAAGTTGAACAGGCCCATGACTCAGCTGTATGGAAGGCATTCAAATGATGGGCTGCCAGAATCGGACCTCCTAACACAG GGAACTTTCATGCTCCGGAAACATTTGGAATCTTCAGGGAAAGAGATCGCAGAGCTGCAAGTTGCCCATCAGCAGCTTGAGGATGATATGTATGGAAAGCGGGCCGCAGCCAGGGTGGACTCTGATGTTGTCCGGCTGCGTCAAAGACTTGCACGTCCCCAATCTATCAGGCCTGCAACGAGTTAA